Proteins encoded within one genomic window of Halobacteroides halobius DSM 5150:
- a CDS encoding 1-phosphofructokinase family hexose kinase, protein MITTVTLNPAIDREYFVPENKPKEHQYIYTDKDINVTPGGKGVLSSINLKHLGHSDVQNIGFVGGRQGLFFEKMIQEHKITTNYVYTKNEIRNNIFVIGKDPVTYTHYNDYTYRVEPREVEELIKRFKRGITDSDFIMISGSIPEGVNFSIYQRLIEICHDLDKEVYLHASGEALNRALEAKPKVVVPYFKHTNKILDKPVSDFEDYIWAGKKLLEGGAQYVMLPYHCDRLLFDDTGVYSLSPKNFCLRNWLGAGEAYNAAFFDYVNQHGFDFIEANKYAGAAALDIAERKSVFLENKEEIEEHLDQIEVEKLEV, encoded by the coding sequence ATGATTACAACAGTAACTTTAAACCCTGCTATTGACAGGGAGTATTTTGTACCGGAGAATAAACCAAAAGAGCATCAGTATATTTATACTGATAAAGATATTAATGTTACTCCAGGTGGTAAAGGGGTTTTAAGTAGTATTAATCTGAAACACCTTGGTCACTCTGATGTGCAAAATATTGGTTTTGTAGGAGGAAGACAAGGTCTTTTCTTTGAGAAGATGATTCAAGAACATAAAATTACAACTAATTATGTTTATACGAAAAATGAGATTAGAAATAATATTTTTGTGATTGGAAAAGATCCTGTTACTTACACTCATTATAATGATTACACTTATCGAGTTGAACCACGTGAGGTTGAAGAATTAATTAAGCGTTTTAAAAGGGGAATTACTGATAGCGATTTTATTATGATTTCAGGTTCAATCCCTGAAGGAGTGAATTTTAGTATCTATCAACGATTAATTGAAATTTGTCATGATTTAGATAAAGAAGTTTATCTGCATGCTAGTGGAGAAGCTTTAAATCGTGCTTTAGAAGCAAAACCTAAAGTGGTTGTACCTTATTTTAAGCATACTAATAAAATATTAGATAAGCCAGTCTCTGATTTTGAAGACTATATTTGGGCTGGTAAAAAATTATTAGAAGGAGGGGCGCAGTATGTAATGTTGCCTTATCATTGTGATCGGTTATTATTTGATGATACAGGCGTGTACTCTTTATCACCTAAAAATTTCTGTTTAAGAAACTGGTTAGGGGCAGGAGAAGCATATAATGCTGCTTTTTTTGATTATGTAAATCAACATGGATTTGATTTTATTGAAGCTAATAAGTATGCTGGGGCAGCAGCCTTAGATATAGCTGAAAGAAAAAGTGTTTTTCTTGAGAATAAAGAAGAAATTGAAGAACATTTAGATCAAATTGAAGTTGAGAAATTGGAGGTGTAA
- the carA gene encoding glutamine-hydrolyzing carbamoyl-phosphate synthase small subunit — MKAILALEDGRYFIGESLGASGEVTGEVVFNTSMTGYQEVMTDPSYKGQLVTMTYPLIGNYGVNDIDEEADDVQVSGFIVRENCEVPNNWKMEKTSEDYLAQRNIIGIKGIDTRALTKHIREKGAMQGVISTEVYDPEVLVNKAKTSKMSSNLVSQVSTHKIYTLEPQAMKYHLAVLDLGVKQSILDSLVEQGCKVTVLPASSGADMIKALQPDGLLISNGPGDPQDIPQVVETVEELVGVLPICGICLGHQVLGLALGGDTYKLKFGHRGSNQPVKDLETGRVYITSQNHGYALKEDSLSQDIIVTHRNLNDDTVEGLKHKNLPIFSVQYHPEAAPGPMDSKYIFKDFLEVMKQEEAA, encoded by the coding sequence ATGAAAGCAATTTTAGCTTTAGAAGATGGTCGTTATTTTATTGGTGAGTCTTTAGGTGCTAGTGGTGAAGTAACAGGAGAAGTTGTTTTTAATACAAGTATGACAGGTTATCAAGAGGTGATGACTGACCCTTCTTATAAAGGTCAATTAGTAACTATGACTTATCCTTTAATTGGAAACTATGGTGTTAATGATATAGATGAAGAAGCGGATGATGTTCAAGTGTCAGGATTTATTGTTAGGGAAAATTGTGAAGTACCAAATAACTGGAAGATGGAGAAAACTAGTGAAGATTATTTAGCTCAACGAAATATTATTGGGATTAAAGGAATTGATACTAGAGCCTTAACTAAGCATATTAGAGAAAAAGGAGCTATGCAAGGGGTTATTTCTACAGAAGTGTATGACCCAGAAGTATTAGTTAATAAAGCAAAAACAAGTAAAATGTCTTCTAATCTAGTTAGTCAAGTAAGTACACATAAGATTTATACTTTAGAACCACAAGCAATGAAGTATCATTTAGCTGTGCTGGATTTAGGAGTTAAACAAAGTATTTTGGATTCATTAGTAGAGCAGGGATGTAAGGTTACAGTTTTACCTGCTAGTAGTGGAGCAGATATGATAAAGGCTTTGCAACCTGATGGGTTATTAATCTCTAATGGGCCAGGAGATCCTCAAGATATACCACAAGTAGTAGAGACAGTAGAAGAATTAGTAGGAGTGCTTCCGATTTGCGGAATTTGTTTGGGTCATCAAGTTTTGGGGTTAGCTTTAGGTGGAGATACTTATAAATTAAAGTTTGGTCATCGGGGAAGTAATCAACCAGTGAAGGATTTAGAGACTGGACGGGTATATATTACTTCTCAAAATCATGGTTATGCTCTTAAAGAAGATAGTTTATCTCAGGATATTATAGTGACGCATAGAAATCTAAATGATGATACAGTCGAGGGGCTTAAGCATAAGAATCTACCTATCTTTTCAGTGCAGTATCATCCCGAAGCAGCACCTGGGCCAATGGATTCTAAGTATATTTTTAAGGATTTTTTAGAAGTAATGAAGCAAGAAGAAGCAGCTTAA
- a CDS encoding CBS domain-containing protein, producing MSIVKKYMMRTLNSVCASDKLEDVIEVMHRTEMSVLPVVSYENEFLGTIYGKNILRNIIPEEYGFLESHRLLYEVNQAAENLDEIKDKKVKEYMSTNTVPIKEMSKMDNLADIMLHNDESYLFVINEDNKLRGYISRADLLCYLLDVGEDRR from the coding sequence ATGAGTATAGTTAAGAAGTATATGATGCGAACTCTAAATTCAGTTTGTGCTAGTGATAAGTTAGAAGATGTAATTGAAGTGATGCATAGAACTGAAATGTCTGTTTTGCCTGTGGTTAGTTATGAAAATGAATTTTTGGGTACAATTTATGGGAAAAATATCCTAAGAAATATTATTCCAGAAGAATATGGATTTTTAGAGAGTCATCGCTTATTATATGAAGTCAATCAGGCAGCAGAAAACCTTGATGAAATTAAGGATAAAAAGGTAAAAGAATATATGTCAACAAATACAGTGCCAATTAAGGAAATGTCTAAGATGGATAATTTAGCTGATATTATGCTCCATAATGATGAGTCCTATTTATTTGTAATCAATGAAGATAATAAACTAAGAGGTTATATTTCTCGGGCTGATTTGCTTTGTTATTTATTAGATGTAGGAGAGGATAGAAGATGA
- a CDS encoding cation:proton antiporter has product MKAAKELNFVERIYEIEEWLLINQLGNKVIYIIGGLLFAALFIVLMAKKYKVPIVVGYVFLGILLSVDLVEKLPFLSVGQKAWYAFVIGSLDYIPQLALAFIAFTIGSELSIKIFKNLGKNIVYIVLLEAFGSFILVTLTLYTIGKPLYLALLLGAIASATAPAATVMVLQEYNAKGLLTSMILAIVGIDDAVALIIFSLVEPLALILYSGTGDLALTNILVVPLVEIIGSIVIGLIIGYISQRFMNGLEDKTKMILTLGTTVVGSSALAILGHLSPLITNMAVGFAYRNFAKRNLGIAEYLDTLTVPLYAMFFILAGTEIEFSSLGSSSFLIIALTYTLARIVGKIGGASLGAWLGNAPSKIKKYVGLGLLPQSGVAIALAYTVQSDFANAPQVGLLVFNTLLFTAALTEVFGPLATKYAIVQAGEAHDYEQAQEK; this is encoded by the coding sequence ATGAAAGCAGCAAAAGAATTGAATTTTGTGGAAAGAATATATGAGATTGAAGAATGGCTGCTAATTAATCAGCTAGGAAACAAAGTGATTTATATTATAGGAGGGCTGTTGTTTGCAGCCTTATTTATTGTTTTAATGGCTAAGAAATATAAAGTTCCAATTGTAGTAGGGTATGTTTTTTTAGGGATCTTATTAAGTGTTGATTTAGTAGAAAAATTACCTTTTTTATCAGTAGGACAGAAGGCTTGGTATGCTTTTGTGATTGGTAGTCTGGATTATATTCCTCAATTGGCGTTAGCATTTATTGCTTTTACAATTGGTAGTGAATTATCAATTAAAATATTTAAGAATTTAGGTAAAAATATTGTCTATATTGTGTTATTAGAGGCTTTTGGTTCTTTTATCTTAGTTACTTTAACACTTTATACTATAGGAAAACCTTTATATTTAGCTTTGTTACTAGGGGCTATTGCGTCTGCTACTGCTCCAGCGGCTACAGTAATGGTTTTACAAGAGTATAATGCTAAAGGATTATTAACGTCTATGATTTTAGCGATTGTAGGAATTGATGATGCGGTAGCTTTGATTATTTTTAGTCTAGTGGAGCCTTTAGCTTTGATCTTATATTCTGGGACAGGTGATTTAGCTTTAACTAATATTTTAGTGGTGCCCTTAGTTGAGATAATAGGTTCAATAGTTATAGGATTAATAATTGGTTATATTTCTCAACGATTTATGAATGGATTAGAAGATAAGACAAAGATGATTTTAACTTTAGGGACAACAGTAGTAGGTAGTTCAGCGTTAGCTATCTTAGGTCATTTATCGCCTCTAATTACTAATATGGCAGTAGGGTTTGCTTACCGTAATTTTGCCAAAAGAAATCTAGGGATAGCGGAGTATTTAGATACGTTAACTGTTCCTTTATATGCTATGTTCTTTATTTTGGCTGGTACAGAAATTGAATTTTCTAGTTTAGGTTCTAGTAGTTTTTTAATAATTGCCTTAACTTATACATTAGCTAGAATTGTTGGTAAGATAGGAGGAGCTTCTCTAGGAGCTTGGCTAGGCAATGCTCCATCCAAGATTAAAAAATATGTTGGATTAGGATTATTACCTCAAAGTGGAGTGGCCATTGCTTTAGCTTATACAGTACAAAGTGATTTTGCTAATGCTCCACAAGTTGGCTTGTTAGTTTTTAACACTTTATTATTTACAGCGGCTTTAACGGAAGTCTTTGGCCCGTTAGCTACTAAGTATGCTATTGTTCAAGCAGGAGAAGCACATGATTACGAACAAGCACAGGAAAAATAA
- a CDS encoding cation:proton antiporter, whose protein sequence is MNLEAVNTLQELQHWLLTNQLSSKSLYIIGFFAVSALLIVLATKKLKVPIVVGYVFVGILFSGSVVKYFPFLSNLQTEWYTLIIENFSYVADVALAFIAFTIGSELSIKILKSLGKKILFIVLLESFGAFTLVTLGLLALGKPFYLALILGAIASATAPAATVMVLQEYNAEGSLTSTLLAVVGIDDAVALTIFSFAEPISLIRAQGTGSLSFTNAFLHPLLEVVGSIVCGLAIGYLSVKLMVNFEDKTKKVLTLTATVLGASSLAVLFELSPLIINMAVGFAYRNFVKKNLGIAEDLETLTIPIYAFFFMLAGTKIRITAVTSTTFLITSLVYTLTRATGKIGGASLGARLGQAEEKVKKYIGLGLLSQIGVAVALAYTVQRDFAAMPKVGLLVFNILLFTTAITEVVGPLAVKYAITKAGEAKSGELSRDRG, encoded by the coding sequence ATGAATTTAGAAGCAGTAAATACACTACAAGAATTACAACACTGGTTATTAACTAATCAATTAAGTAGTAAATCATTATATATAATTGGATTTTTTGCTGTCTCTGCTTTACTGATTGTATTAGCAACTAAAAAATTAAAAGTACCGATTGTTGTGGGATATGTTTTTGTGGGGATACTTTTTAGTGGTAGTGTGGTTAAGTATTTTCCGTTTTTATCAAATCTTCAGACAGAATGGTATACGTTAATAATAGAGAATTTCTCTTATGTGGCTGATGTAGCTTTAGCATTTATTGCTTTTACTATAGGTAGTGAATTATCAATTAAAATTTTAAAGAGTTTAGGTAAGAAGATTTTATTTATTGTTCTGTTAGAGTCTTTTGGAGCTTTTACATTAGTAACTTTAGGTTTATTGGCTTTAGGAAAACCATTTTATTTGGCTTTAATTTTAGGAGCTATTGCATCTGCTACTGCACCTGCTGCTACAGTAATGGTGTTACAAGAGTATAATGCTGAAGGTAGCTTAACTTCTACTTTATTAGCGGTAGTAGGAATTGATGATGCGGTGGCGTTGACTATTTTTAGTTTTGCTGAACCTATTTCTTTAATCCGAGCTCAAGGAACAGGAAGCCTATCATTTACTAATGCTTTTTTACATCCTTTGTTGGAGGTGGTAGGCTCGATTGTCTGTGGTTTAGCAATCGGTTATCTTTCTGTTAAGTTAATGGTTAATTTTGAAGATAAGACGAAAAAAGTATTGACTTTAACAGCTACAGTATTAGGAGCTTCTTCTCTTGCAGTTTTATTTGAATTATCTCCTTTAATTATTAATATGGCAGTAGGATTTGCATACCGTAACTTTGTTAAAAAGAATTTGGGAATTGCAGAAGATTTAGAGACTTTAACTATTCCTATTTATGCTTTCTTTTTTATGTTAGCAGGAACTAAGATTAGAATCACTGCTGTTACTTCAACAACCTTTTTAATTACCTCTTTAGTTTATACACTAACAAGGGCTACTGGGAAGATAGGTGGTGCTTCTTTGGGAGCTCGATTAGGTCAAGCTGAAGAAAAGGTAAAAAAATATATAGGATTAGGTTTATTATCTCAAATTGGAGTTGCTGTTGCTTTAGCTTATACAGTACAACGAGATTTTGCTGCAATGCCTAAAGTAGGTCTATTAGTCTTTAATATCTTGTTATTTACAACTGCAATCACAGAAGTGGTTGGCCCGTTAGCTGTTAAGTATGCTATTACTAAAGCTGGAGAAGCTAAAAGTGGTGAACTCAGTAGAGATAGAGGATAA
- a CDS encoding alpha/beta hydrolase, with translation MKYLDQLAKPFFWEAGNKACLIIHGFTGTPAHMRQLGEFLYQKGDYTVSGILLPGHGTSMEDMEESTWRDWLQAAREEYERLDQAYDQVYVMGLSMGGALTLLLAEEYNVDKIIPIAAPIKIFDKKAYLAPILKYFKRFEHWEESEEKDKYDIGYLGMPVKSIQDLLKLMRLAKQDLGQIDSPALIVQSYQDETVKPISAKLIYDGIMSLDKEIMWLERSGHVCTLGPEKDQIHKKILNFLG, from the coding sequence ATGAAATATCTGGATCAATTGGCTAAGCCTTTTTTCTGGGAAGCAGGTAATAAAGCTTGTCTGATTATTCATGGATTTACGGGGACTCCAGCTCATATGAGACAACTAGGTGAGTTCTTATATCAAAAGGGAGACTACACTGTAAGTGGCATTTTATTACCAGGACATGGTACTTCTATGGAGGATATGGAAGAGAGTACTTGGCGTGATTGGTTACAGGCTGCTAGAGAAGAATACGAAAGATTAGATCAGGCATATGATCAGGTTTATGTGATGGGTTTATCAATGGGGGGAGCATTAACTTTATTATTGGCAGAGGAATATAATGTAGATAAGATTATTCCTATTGCAGCTCCAATTAAAATTTTTGATAAAAAGGCTTATCTTGCACCAATCTTAAAGTACTTTAAACGTTTTGAACACTGGGAAGAGTCAGAAGAGAAGGATAAATATGATATTGGTTATTTAGGAATGCCTGTTAAGTCTATTCAAGATTTATTGAAGTTGATGAGATTAGCTAAACAAGATTTGGGCCAAATAGATTCTCCTGCTTTAATAGTTCAGTCCTATCAGGATGAAACAGTTAAGCCTATTAGCGCTAAGCTAATTTATGATGGGATTATGAGTTTAGATAAAGAGATAATGTGGTTAGAGAGGTCAGGCCATGTTTGTACTCTTGGCCCGGAAAAGGATCAGATTCATAAGAAAATACTTAATTTTTTGGGTTGA
- a CDS encoding NusG domain II-containing protein, whose amino-acid sequence MTKKLGLNKLNQLMTVADKIVALIVLSVSIMLIFLTPKIIAGETSGAKEVVVTLDQQEIARYPLTNNQQLKRIKFEFTIKGKEYQGVLRMKEGKVRLERLSSEISPLPIHAQMGWISKPYEMIVSMPVKLTVTIEGQKKSKQSVDIRTF is encoded by the coding sequence GTGACTAAAAAATTAGGTTTGAATAAATTAAATCAACTAATGACTGTAGCTGATAAGATTGTAGCTTTAATTGTATTATCAGTTAGTATTATGTTAATTTTTTTAACTCCTAAGATTATTGCCGGAGAAACAAGTGGAGCTAAAGAGGTAGTTGTGACTTTAGACCAACAAGAGATTGCTCGTTATCCATTAACCAATAATCAGCAACTAAAAAGGATCAAGTTTGAATTTACTATTAAAGGTAAAGAATATCAAGGTGTTCTGAGAATGAAAGAGGGCAAAGTAAGGTTAGAACGATTAAGTAGTGAGATTTCTCCATTGCCAATTCATGCTCAAATGGGTTGGATTAGTAAGCCTTATGAAATGATTGTTAGTATGCCTGTTAAATTAACGGTAACTATTGAGGGCCAAAAGAAGTCTAAGCAATCAGTTGATATCCGAACATTTTAA
- the carB gene encoding carbamoyl-phosphate synthase large subunit, with protein MKKKANKVLVIGSGPIIIGQAAEFDYSGTQACKALREEGKEVVLINSNPATIMTDQDIADKVYIEPLTLDFVKKVIEQEQPDGILPTLGGQTGLNLAVELAEDGFLADKDVEFLGTPLDVIQQAEDRDQFKQLMNEVNEPITESNIVENIDQALKFAQRKGFPLIIRPAYTMGGAGGGIVDNKEELTEVVSRGLKNSPVSQVLVERSIAGWKEIEYEVLRDKNNNCIIVCNMENFDPVGIHTGDSIVVAPSQTLRDKEYHMLRSASLKIIRALGIEGGCNIQFALNPDSMEYSVIEVNPRVSRSSALASKATGYPIAKVAAKIAIGLTLDQIENSITGETTACFEPALDYVVSKIPRWPFDKFSSADRNLSTQMKATGEVMAIGRNFEESLLKAIDSLDSDIDLTSADFSHLSDQELKELITAKTDERLFLLVEALDRGITIQELIDLTGIDLFFLHKLAKIVDLKQQIETADSLSVDLLEDAKALGMSDDYIAKLADSKPERIEMMRNNLNLKPAYKMVDTCAAEFEAKTPYYYSTYELEDETEPSAKQKVLVVGAGPIRIGQGIEFDYCSVHCVQALKEAGVEAIIANNNPETVSTDFDTSDTLYFEPINLEYIMNIVENEDVDGVILQFGGQTSINLAQGLADKGAPILGTSMENMDLAEDRDKFLNLLQELEIPSPPGASATTEEEAVKVAKKLGYPVLVRPSYVLGGQAMEVVYNKEELVDYMKRAVKVSPDHPVLIDKYIIGKEAEVDAIADGETVVIPGIMEHIEKAGVHSGDSMAVYPTQNLSDDLKAEIEEYSIKLAQALEVKGLVNIQYVIDEDNNPYVLEVNPRASRTIPILSKVTKVPMVKLATKAMLGEDLSDLGYETGVVPESDLITVKSPVFSFSKLSDVDIFLGPEMKSTGEVMGTDETYPKALYKSMLAAGFEIPKEGKVLLSVADRDKPEAINLAMRLEELGFNLIATSNTANYLQQEGVTVKEVAKEDTLDVITGGEIDLVLNTPTKGKISKRFGFKLRRTTVEYNIPCLTSLGTMKALLQILDQDIKEFKALSLDQY; from the coding sequence ATGAAGAAGAAAGCAAATAAAGTATTAGTTATCGGATCTGGGCCAATTATAATTGGTCAGGCAGCAGAATTTGATTACTCAGGTACACAAGCCTGTAAAGCATTACGTGAAGAAGGAAAAGAAGTGGTCTTAATTAATAGTAATCCAGCTACGATTATGACAGACCAAGATATTGCAGATAAGGTTTATATTGAGCCATTAACATTAGATTTTGTTAAAAAAGTAATTGAACAGGAACAGCCAGATGGAATATTACCAACTTTAGGAGGTCAAACAGGACTTAATTTAGCAGTCGAATTAGCTGAAGATGGCTTTTTAGCTGATAAAGATGTTGAGTTTTTAGGAACTCCTTTAGATGTTATCCAACAGGCTGAGGATAGAGATCAATTTAAGCAATTAATGAACGAAGTCAATGAGCCAATTACAGAAAGTAATATTGTTGAGAATATTGATCAAGCACTTAAATTTGCTCAGCGAAAAGGATTCCCCCTAATTATTAGACCGGCTTATACTATGGGTGGTGCTGGTGGTGGAATCGTTGATAATAAAGAAGAATTAACAGAGGTTGTTAGCAGAGGACTTAAAAATAGTCCGGTTAGTCAAGTGTTAGTAGAAAGAAGTATTGCAGGTTGGAAAGAGATTGAGTATGAGGTTTTAAGAGATAAGAATAATAACTGTATTATAGTCTGTAATATGGAAAACTTTGATCCGGTAGGGATTCATACAGGTGATAGTATTGTAGTAGCACCGAGCCAGACCTTACGGGATAAAGAGTATCATATGTTACGTTCAGCTTCACTAAAGATTATTCGGGCTTTAGGAATTGAGGGGGGCTGTAATATTCAATTTGCTCTTAACCCAGATAGTATGGAGTATTCAGTAATTGAAGTTAATCCCCGGGTTAGTCGATCTAGTGCCTTGGCTTCTAAGGCAACGGGATATCCAATTGCTAAAGTAGCAGCTAAAATTGCTATTGGACTAACCTTAGACCAGATTGAAAATTCAATTACAGGAGAGACAACAGCTTGCTTTGAGCCAGCCCTTGATTATGTAGTCAGCAAGATTCCTCGTTGGCCCTTTGATAAGTTTTCATCTGCTGACCGAAATCTAAGTACCCAGATGAAAGCTACGGGAGAAGTAATGGCTATTGGCCGTAATTTTGAAGAGTCACTGTTAAAAGCAATTGATTCTTTAGATAGTGATATTGATTTAACTAGTGCTGATTTTAGTCATTTGTCCGACCAAGAGTTAAAGGAATTGATTACTGCTAAAACAGATGAAAGATTATTCTTATTAGTTGAAGCTTTAGATAGAGGAATAACAATACAAGAGTTAATTGATCTAACAGGAATTGATCTTTTCTTTCTTCATAAGTTGGCTAAAATAGTTGATTTAAAGCAGCAAATAGAAACAGCAGATAGTTTAAGTGTTGATTTATTAGAGGATGCTAAAGCTTTAGGAATGAGTGATGACTATATTGCCAAGCTAGCTGATAGTAAGCCAGAGCGAATTGAGATGATGAGAAATAACTTAAATTTAAAACCAGCTTATAAGATGGTTGATACTTGTGCGGCTGAATTTGAGGCTAAGACACCATACTATTATTCTACTTATGAATTAGAAGATGAAACTGAGCCTAGTGCTAAGCAAAAGGTGTTAGTAGTAGGAGCCGGGCCAATTAGAATTGGCCAAGGTATTGAATTTGATTATTGTAGTGTCCATTGTGTGCAAGCACTTAAAGAAGCGGGAGTAGAGGCGATTATTGCTAATAATAATCCTGAAACAGTAAGTACAGACTTTGATACCTCAGATACTCTTTATTTTGAGCCGATAAACTTAGAGTATATAATGAATATAGTAGAAAATGAAGATGTAGATGGAGTGATTTTACAGTTTGGTGGCCAAACTTCAATTAATTTGGCCCAAGGTTTAGCAGATAAGGGTGCTCCTATCTTAGGTACTTCGATGGAGAATATGGATTTAGCAGAGGACAGAGATAAATTTCTAAATTTATTACAGGAATTAGAGATTCCTTCGCCTCCCGGGGCTAGTGCTACTACAGAAGAAGAAGCAGTTAAAGTAGCTAAAAAACTTGGTTATCCAGTTTTGGTTAGACCTTCTTATGTATTAGGCGGGCAAGCAATGGAGGTTGTTTATAATAAAGAAGAATTAGTAGATTATATGAAACGAGCTGTTAAAGTATCTCCAGACCATCCAGTTTTAATTGATAAGTATATTATTGGGAAAGAAGCAGAAGTTGATGCAATAGCTGATGGAGAGACTGTTGTAATTCCTGGTATTATGGAGCATATAGAAAAGGCTGGAGTTCACTCTGGGGATAGTATGGCAGTTTATCCAACCCAGAATTTAAGTGATGATTTAAAGGCTGAAATTGAAGAATACTCAATTAAGTTAGCCCAAGCATTAGAAGTTAAGGGCCTAGTTAATATTCAGTATGTAATTGATGAGGATAATAACCCTTATGTACTAGAAGTTAATCCACGAGCTAGTAGAACAATTCCAATTTTAAGTAAGGTTACTAAAGTACCAATGGTTAAGCTAGCTACTAAAGCTATGTTAGGAGAAGATTTATCTGATTTAGGTTATGAGACTGGAGTAGTACCAGAATCAGATTTAATAACAGTTAAATCACCTGTATTTTCTTTTTCTAAACTATCAGATGTGGATATCTTCCTTGGCCCGGAGATGAAATCAACTGGAGAGGTAATGGGTACTGATGAAACTTATCCTAAAGCTTTATATAAGTCTATGTTAGCAGCTGGCTTTGAGATACCTAAAGAAGGTAAAGTTTTATTATCAGTAGCTGATCGGGATAAACCAGAAGCTATTAATCTAGCTATGAGATTAGAAGAGTTAGGATTTAATTTAATAGCCACTTCTAATACAGCTAATTATCTGCAACAAGAAGGAGTTACAGTTAAAGAAGTAGCTAAAGAAGATACCTTAGATGTTATTACAGGTGGAGAGATTGATCTAGTACTTAATACTCCAACTAAAGGTAAAATCTCTAAGCGATTTGGTTTTAAGTTAAGAAGAACGACCGTTGAGTATAATATTCCGTGTTTAACTTCTTTAGGTACAATGAAGGCTTTATTACAAATTCTAGATCAAGATATTAAAGAGTTTAAAGCGTTAAGTTTAGATCAATATTAA
- a CDS encoding DUF4363 family protein: protein MKKTTAYLIPVIILITFIILMNAGAFLKQSLTKEDNVSKYISAVRKNILHNNWQEASKNAKKLEKAWQTVLTRIQFNIEKDEVVNLDISINRLQGAVTAQNKTTSLVEINTVDTMWQKIGR from the coding sequence ATGAAAAAAACTACTGCCTATTTAATTCCAGTTATTATACTTATAACTTTTATTATACTGATGAATGCTGGTGCCTTCTTAAAACAATCACTAACTAAAGAAGATAATGTTAGTAAATATATTTCTGCTGTAAGAAAAAATATTCTCCATAATAATTGGCAAGAAGCTTCTAAAAATGCAAAAAAACTAGAGAAAGCATGGCAAACAGTGCTTACTCGCATCCAATTTAATATTGAAAAAGATGAAGTTGTTAATTTAGATATAAGTATTAATCGTCTCCAAGGTGCAGTTACCGCCCAAAATAAAACTACTTCTTTAGTAGAAATAAATACAGTAGATACTATGTGGCAAAAAATAGGTAGATAA
- a CDS encoding HD domain-containing protein, giving the protein MNKKLFLALQNWFNNYVDQYSFSNPKDQENIDLKFKHSYKVCNRMTDIAKEILPPEELYTAKTIALFHDLGRFEQYKRYKTFADAKSEDHAALGVKILKDNNIFTEVDQSTTELILKAITYHNQATLPQTESKKCLVYSKLIRDADKLDIWRVVLKEYNSPSNNSTVGLGLADKPKISDEIYQQLMREEVINYQDLKTLNDFKLLQMGWVYDINFKESFRIIKEKDYIDRLFKTLPDTKKAKRVYDKINSYLNQKL; this is encoded by the coding sequence ATGAATAAAAAATTATTCCTTGCTTTACAGAACTGGTTTAATAATTATGTTGATCAGTACTCATTTTCAAATCCCAAAGATCAGGAAAATATAGATCTAAAATTTAAACATAGTTATAAAGTCTGTAATAGGATGACCGATATAGCTAAAGAAATCTTACCACCAGAAGAGTTATACACTGCTAAAACAATAGCTTTATTTCATGATTTAGGTAGGTTTGAGCAATATAAACGTTATAAAACTTTTGCAGATGCTAAATCTGAAGATCACGCAGCACTAGGCGTAAAAATTTTAAAAGATAATAATATTTTCACTGAAGTTGATCAATCTACAACTGAATTAATCTTAAAAGCTATTACCTATCATAATCAAGCTACTTTACCACAGACTGAGAGTAAAAAATGTCTAGTATATAGCAAACTAATTCGTGATGCTGATAAATTAGATATTTGGAGAGTAGTACTTAAGGAATATAATAGCCCGTCTAATAATAGTACAGTTGGATTGGGATTAGCTGATAAACCAAAAATCTCAGATGAAATTTATCAACAACTAATGCGTGAAGAAGTAATTAACTATCAAGACTTAAAAACCTTAAATGATTTCAAACTACTACAAATGGGTTGGGTATATGATATTAATTTTAAGGAAAGCTTTAGAATTATAAAAGAAAAAGACTATATTGATAGATTATTTAAAACACTACCTGATACTAAAAAAGCAAAGAGAGTTTATGATAAAATCAACTCTTATCTAAATCAAAAACTGTAA